DNA sequence from the Halichoerus grypus chromosome 8, mHalGry1.hap1.1, whole genome shotgun sequence genome:
CAAGGTTTTCTGCATCTGATTCACCAAGGAGTTAAAAGAGGTACTTGCCACCGTGAACACCAGGGCTGGCTTTGTTTCCTCTGGTAGCACCTGCCCTAGGGCCTGGCACGTGGTACTGACAATTCCTAGGCAGGTGGTGTAGGTGGTGGCCTGCCTTCACTGGATAGTTCTGAGGTGAGCAATACCCCTGGTAGAACACAACCTatctcccctctgccctgcagGCAACTGCGGGGGGTGTATGCTGCCTGGACTGAACCTAGAAAATATCAGCTTCTATGAGACTCTGTGGCCGGCAGCCAGTCCTCAGCCTGGAGTCACACAGGGCTAGAAGAACCAGTTATGGGAACTGGAAGCAATTTTGTTGGGAGTGTCAGGAAAAGGTAAGACGTGGCCTCACTATTCTCCCTATAGCGGTCTCTGAATATAAAGATACTTCTCAATGGAGAAACTGCTTCAGATGGGGTActaccagaaaaaataaataaatccctattCCTGCTCCTACCTTAAAAACATACCATGTCTATAAAAGCCCACACCTAACCTCCCTCATGCCCCCAACCTTTTAGCTGCAGCCTGAAATCATTTCTATTACCCAAAGAGCAAGTTGCGGCACCAGGGAAGCTGGTTGAACTCCTGGACACCCCCATACCAGGGCCACTGACAGTGTGCAGGAGCAAAGTCAAGATCTCAAGCAATGCACTCATCTCAAGGGGCAGAAGGCTAGTCCAGGCTTCAGGCACCAGGGCTTATGGGTCATTTAGACAGTTCCTAAAGGAGGAGGATGAAGCTAAGCTGCAAAATCAGACAAGTGGACAAACCCACACTGAAATTCAAAGTTAAAGACCAGAGACTCACCGTAATGAAACCATAACCTTTAGAACGGCCTGTATCTGAGTCCTTCATCAAGACAATATTATCAATCTGTATAAGAGGGAGAAATTATTAGCAATCTTTGGGCTAACCCACACCTTTGATCTTTCCTGCCTGACCGTTCAAACTACCTCTAACTACCTCTAACAGTTCTAACTCTCCAaatcttctctttaaaaagagacaaagaccaCCTCTTTCCAAAACACCTTTCCTGGCTCATCTTACTGAATCTGGACCCCATTATTTGAGCTCACGGTGCCTAACTCATCTGCATACTGAGCACCTGGATTATGAAGATGGAGCCTAACTCTGCCGGCACGGACCCATCCACTCGTCCTGACAGATGCAGTGGGTTAATCGCGGTCAGGCAGAAGAGACAggctcaccctcccccccacttccTCCAATTCCCTTCAGAGTTTTCCTTCACTTTCTACTCACTTTGCCAAAGGGTTCAAAGATGCCCCGGAGCATGTCCTCCGTGATATTGAAGTGCAGGGAGCCCACATAGAGGCGCATCGGCCCGCTGTTGCCCTTCTGCAGGTTGTTGGCCATGGCTGCCAGTCGGTTTTTCTCAGCCTAGGCGAGGAGGAACCGATGGATCGCATCCCACACCCTCTCCCTCCAAGGCCATCTTCTCATGTCAGCTTTGCAACATGCTCACCTGTGAAGCCTGGACAATGATGGGCACTCCAAGCAGCCGTTGCCCAGTCAGCCCAATGGCCAGCGGCACAGACTGGATTTCACAGAATTCCACGTAGGCGATGCCCTTAGAACGCCGGGAGTTCCGATCAGAGATGATTCGGACATCACGAACCTATCCAGGGCAAGAAGGAAATCCTGAGTTGGGCATAAAGGAGAATGCACAGAAGACAGCTATACGTGGGAGAAAGCTAAGGCAGGGGGAGGGTTACCTTGCCGACAGCAGAGAAAAAGTCCTCCAGGTCCCGAGGCCGAATGCGGGCAGCTAACTGCATACAGAAAACTGTGCGGGCATCACGCTCCTCGGGACTCAGATTATCAATGGGCTCCCTGAAGAGCGAGTACAATCTGGTGAGACGCCCGCTCCCGATACATGGTTATTGTTCTCCAGCTCCCCTCCAGTACCACACATTCCTGTATTCTGGCTCAAATGGCTTTCTAGTCATACCTCACAGTCCCTGGAAGAGTATCAACTCACCTGACTGGGCTCTTTTCTCTGAAATGAGGACTCTTACTGTGTGCGTACCTGCGCCTATGGAACAGAGAACGACAAACGGAAAATCGTGTCATCCGATTTCACCTGCGCTGGTCCACTGCTTGGTCTTCCGGCACGAGAAAACCAGATTCCAGCACCTCATCTCACATGGGAACTgtcaccaccacccctccagtACCAGGGTCTCCTGCCCGCCACATCGGGTTGTGAGCACCCGCAGGCAGGAACCACAGTGCGGGGGGTTTACCCAGACCCCAACACAAAGGCCATCACCGTATGAGCAAAAGGCGATACCCAGTGGCAAGCGGCGGGCTCCTGTAGCGCACGCGGTCCTCACGCCGCCGGTCCCGACTGCGTGTCTCACTGCTGTGCCGCCGGTCCCGGCTCCGGCTGCGGTGGCGACGCTGCCGGTCTCGACTTCGGCTCCGACTGCTTCTCCGCCTGTGCCGGTCCCGCTCCCGACTGCGGCTACAGGTGCGAGGCGCTACTGAGTTTGCTAAAGGGCAAACCAACCTCTTCCGGCCTCCAAGGGATAGCTCTCCCATTTAGAGTAATTCTCAAAGCCCCAAAGCCCCCAGAACTACTGACCTGCGCTTTCTATCCCTGCTTTTACTATGGCTCCGACTCCTCTTCTTCCTGTGAAGGAGCAGATAAATTCTTATTATCAAGAAGGTCTTCTCTCCCCCAAGGAAAAGGAACGACGGAAAGGCCAGGGTGGAAGAGCAGTAAAAGACCAAAGAgcccgggacgcctgggtggctcagtcgttaggcgtctgccttcggctcaggtcatgatctggggtcctgggatcgagccccacatcaggctccctgctccgcgggaagcttgcttctccctctcccactcccttttctgtgttccctctctcgctgtgtctctgtcaaataaataaataacatctttaaaaaaaaaaaaaaaagaccaaagagcCCAAGATGACCTGGCAGGAGTTCACAGCAGCACCAACTTGCACACAGCCCTGAATGCTGTCAGGCATCTGAAGTGGCCATTTCCCCCCAAAGCCCAGCAAAAGTTGTTGTTTCCAAATCAGGGGTCCCCTGGCTATTTTATTCAACTGAAACAGAATGATGATGGTAGAAGAGAGCCGCAAGTCTATGCTGGAATGTGAAGACTAGAAGATCATTAAACCAAGTCACCATGATTCCCAGGACCCAGTAGAGCCATCACTAAAAATCAGCAGTCTTACAAGCAACCACCTCCCTGGCTCTGGCTATTTCTCTGACGGACGCAGTTGCTTCCCTTGCCCAAGTCGCCGACCCACTTCCTCATGCCACACTTACTTGCTTGCCTCCCCACCGGCGCTGCTCCCACTGGTGCTGCTACTGCTCGTGCTGGTGTTGCTAGGGCCATCTTTTTTAacctctttcctttgctgttcatCCTGAGGGGTTTGCCAGGAAAAATGTCACCAGGTACAAGGTGGCAGACATATACACATTCCATTGggcaacaaaagaacaaaagtggACAGAGAAGAAAGCTTGTGAAATCAAAGTTCACAATTATCTAGCCAGTTTCTGAGCACCCGGATCTCCTCTAACAAAGGGaataagagaagaaggaaggaaaccacCCAAAAAGAAGAGCTCAGAGTGACAGATTTTGATGTCAAAACTTGAGCTACCCAACATTTGTTCCACTGACATCCATTTCCCAGGAGAGTGAGAAATTATTTAGGTCTGAGATACACTGACTTTCTACTGTGTCACTGAGAGTTCTGAGCAGAGCACTTATTCCCAGCACAttctgctcccccccacctcctcccgcCCCTTGCCCCAGCTTTGGGACCGTCTCTGCCAGCATGCCTCTGAGTACGGAAGCTGGAGAGTGGGGCTTACTAAAAAACTATGACTTGCACGAA
Encoded proteins:
- the RBM23 gene encoding putative RNA-binding protein 23 isoform X3 — its product is MASDDFDIVIEAMLEAPYKKEEDEQQRKEVKKDGPSNTSTSSSSTSGSSAGGEASKKKRSRSHSKSRDRKRSRSRERDRHRRRSSRSRSRDRQRRHRSRSRDRRHSSETRSRDRRREDRVRYRSPPLATGRRYAHSKSPHFREKSPVREPIDNLSPEERDARTVFCMQLAARIRPRDLEDFFSAVGKVRDVRIISDRNSRRSKGIAYVEFCEIQSVPLAIGLTGQRLLGVPIIVQASQAEKNRLAAMANNLQKGNSGPMRLYVGSLHFNITEDMLRGIFEPFGKIDNIVLMKDSDTGRSKGYGFITFSDSECARRALEQLNGFELAGRPMRVGHVTERLDGGTDITFPDGDQELDLGSAGGRLQLMAKLAEGSGIQLPSTAAAAAAAAQAAAALQLNGTVPLGALNPAALTALSPALNLASHAIASQCLQLSSLFTPQTM
- the RBM23 gene encoding putative RNA-binding protein 23 isoform X1 → MHSVWDFTASRTSEKIHQTESATMASDDFDIVIEAMLEAPYKKEEDEQQRKEVKKDGPSNTSTSSSSTSGSSAGGEASKKKRSRSHSKSRDRKRSRSRERDRHRRRSSRSRSRDRQRRHRSRSRDRRHSSETRSRDRRREDRVRYRSPPLATGRRYAHSKSPHFREKSPVREPIDNLSPEERDARTVFCMQLAARIRPRDLEDFFSAVGKVRDVRIISDRNSRRSKGIAYVEFCEIQSVPLAIGLTGQRLLGVPIIVQASQAEKNRLAAMANNLQKGNSGPMRLYVGSLHFNITEDMLRGIFEPFGKIDNIVLMKDSDTGRSKGYGFITFSDSECARRALEQLNGFELAGRPMRVGHVTERLDGGTDITFPDGDQELDLGSAGGRLQLMAKLAEGSGIQLPSTAAAAAAAAQAAAALQLNGTVPLGALNPAALTALSPALNLASHAIASQCLQLSSLFTPQTM